The Solidesulfovibrio fructosivorans JJ] region TCCAGGGGGAAACTTTTTTCAAAAAGTTTCCCCCTGGCCGCCGGAGGCATCACCCTCTCCTCCCCGCATCAACTAGGCGGCGTCGGCCTGGGCTTTGAGGGCTTCGGACTGGTAGTGGGCGATGAGGCCGTCGAAAAGCTCGTCGAGGTCGCCTTCGAGCACGGCTTCGAGCTTGTAGAGCGTCAGGTTGATGCGGTGGTCGGTGACGCGGCTCTGGGGAAAATTGTAGGTGCGGATGCGTTCGGAGCGGTCGCCGGAGCCGACCTGGGAGCGACGGCTGGCTTCCTGTTCCAGGCGCTGCTTTTCCTGTTCGGCCTGGAGCAGCCGGGAGCGCAGCACCTTGAGGGCCTTGGCCTTGTTTTTGTGCTGCGACTTCTCGTCCTGGCAGATGACGACGAGGCCTGTGGGGATATGGGTGACGCGCACGGCCGAGTCGGTGGTGTTGACGCTCTGGCCGCCGGGGCCGCTCGAGCGGTAGACGTCGATGCGCAGGTCGTTGGGGTCGATGGCCACGTCGACTTCCTCGGCTTCGGGCATGATGGCCACGGTCACGGCCGAGGTGTGGATGCGGCCCTGGGACTCGGTGGCCGGCACACGCTGCACGCGATGCGCCCCGGACTCGTATTTGAGCCGGCTGTAGACCTTGTCCCCGGAGATGTTGGCGATGACTTCCTTGAACCCGCCGGAGCCGGTTTCGGAGGAACTCATGATCTCGACCTTCCAACGCTTCGTTTCGGCGTAGCGGCTGTACATGCGGAAGAGGTCCCCGGCGAAAAGCGCCGCTTCCTCGCCGCCGGTGCCGGCCCGGATTTCCAGCAGGATGTTTTTCTCATCCATGGGGTCCTTGGGCAAAAGCAGCAGTTTGAGGCGCGCTTCCAGTTCCGGCAGAGCTTCCCTGATGGTCCTGACCTCGGCCAGGGCCAGCTCCCGCATTTCCGGATCCGGGTCCTGGGCCAGCTCGGTATTTTCCTCGAGGTCCCGGGAGAGGCGCTTGTGCTCCCGGAAGGCCTCCACCACCTCGGCCAGGTCGGCATGGGCCTTGGCCAGCTTGCGGTAGCGCTCCTGGTCGCCCACGACGGCCGGGTCGGACAGCTGCGTTTCCAGATCGACGTATTTGCGCTCAAGGCTTTCCAGTTTGGCGAACATGCGGCATCTCCGAAGCGAAGAAACGGGACGCCTTTATCAAAAAGGCGCCCCCGGCTGGGGTTGGCGAATGGACCGGCCCGTTGGGGCGCGGGGTCAGGAAGCGGGCTGGCGCTCCACCGCGCCGCGAAGCGCGGCCAGGGCCACCTCGAGCTGCCGGTCGTCCGGCTCCTTGGTGGTGAGCAGCTGCATGAAGAGCCCGGGGGCCGAGATCAGGCGGCAGAGAATATTGGTGTTGAACTTGCCGGCGATCTTGATGACTTCGTAGGCCACGGCGCTGACGGGAACCATGAGCACGAGCTTCATGGCCACGATGTAGGCCTGTTTGATCCAGGTCGTGGCCGGGGCGTAAAAGGTCAGCAGCCAGGGCACCAGAAAGGCGTACAGCACGATGGAGATGGCCAGGACGAAGAGCAGAAAGGCCGTGCCGCAGCGGGGATGGAGCCGCGAAAAGCCGCGGGCTCCGGCGGGGGTCAGGTCCGCGCCCTGTTCGTAGGCCCAGATGACCTTGTGCTCGGCCCCATGGTACTGGAACACCCGGCGCACGTCCGGCAGGTAGGAGATGGCCGCGATGTAGCCCACGAAAAGGAGCATCTTGAAGAAGCCGTCCCAGACGTGAAAACTCAGGGCCTCCACGCCGCCGGAAAATCCGGCCGCCTTCATGCCCAGCGAAAACAGATGCGGCGTGACGACGAAAAGCAGCAGCGCGAACCCGATGGACGCGGCCAGGGTGAGCCCCATGGCCATGGGGGAAAGCTCTTCCTCGTCGTCTTCCACGGCCACCTGGGCCGAGTAATTGAGGGCCTTGATGCCGTTGACCAGCGTCTCGAGCAGGATGGGGAAGCCGCGCACGAAGGGCTTTTTGAGCCACTTGGCGGCGGTCAGGGAAAACCACGGGCGCACGTCGAGCAGGATGTCGCCGCCGGGTTTGCGCACGGCGATGGCCAAGCGCTCCCGGTCGCGCATCATGACCCCCTCCATCACGGCCTGGCCGCCGACCGTCGGAGCGGCCGCGAGCAGGGGCAAAAGAAGGAGACGCGCGCGTTTCATGGGGGATTTCCCGGACCTCGCGCCGGGCGCTGACCGCCCGGCGGCTGCAAGAGGACGTTCCAGTGGATTAGGCCTTCTTCTCGAACTTGGCGTACTTTTTGCGGAAACGGTCGATACGGCCGGCGGTGTCGAGGAAGCGCTGCTTGCCGGTGTAAAACGGATGGCAATTGGAGCAGACTTCCACGAGCAAAAGCTCGCCCTTGGTGGACAGGGCTTTTTCTTCGTAACCGCAGTTGCAGCGGATGGTGGCGTTGTAGACTTTCGGGTGGATATCTTTTTTCATCTTCCGACTCCTTGAGAGTGACCCTTTCGGGAAAGCGAATTCAACTAACGCCTTTTTCCGGGGTTGGCAAGCGTCCCGGAGCGGATTTCCCACATCGGGGCACGAACCGTTTCATGGATCACCTTTGAGCTTTGCCTCCCTTCATGATACCCAGACGCGACCTTATTCCACCCCAAGGATCAAGCATGTCCATACGCATGAAAAACACCATCTGCTCCGACATCCTGCGCGCCCACGCGGCCGAGCTGGCCGACGCCGAAGGACTCGCCCCGCAGGACATCTTCGCCGCCGTGGACGCCGGCACCATGGTCGTCCTGGCCAACCCCGCCCACAAGGGCGTCATCCCCACGCTCATCGGCCAGCCGGCCAAGGTCAAGGTCAACGCCAACATCGGCACCTCCATGCTGGTGACCGACGTGGCCATGGAACTGCAAAAGGCGAATATGGCCAAGAAAGCCGGGGCCCACGCCCTGATGGACCTGTCCACGGCCGGCGACCTGACCGCCATCCGCCGCCAGATCCTCGACGCCGTGGATTTGCCGCTCGGCACGGTGCCGCTTTATGCCGTGGCCCAGCATCATCTGGCCAAGGGCAAGGACCCGAGCGATTTCACCGAGGCCGAGATCATCGCCGAGATCGCCGAACAGGCCGCGGCCGGCGTGGATTTCATGACGCTGCACTGCGGCGTGACGCGCCTCGGGGCCGAACTTGCCGCCGAATCCGGGCGCATCACCGGCATCGTGTCGCGCGGCGGCTCGATACTCGGCCGCTGGATGCGCCGCCACGAGGCGGAGAACCCCTTTTTGACGCACTACGACGACATCCTCGACATCTGCCTGGCCCATAACGTCACCATCAGCCTCGGCGACGGCCTGCGTCCCGGCTGCGGGGCCGACGCCGGCGACGCCGCCCAGTGGGAAGAGGTGATAAACCTCGGCCGGCTGGCCCGGCGGGCCAAGGAACGCGGCGTCCAGGTCATGATCGAAGGCCCCGGCCATGTGCCGCTCCATCTGGTCCAGAGCCAGGTCCAGGGCATCAAGCGCCTGACCGACGGCGCGCCGCTGTACGTGCTCGGGCCCCTGACCACGGACTGCGCCCCGGGCTACGACCATATCGCCGGGGCCATCGGCGGGGCCATGGCCGCCTATTTCGGCGCGGATTTCCTGTGCTATCTGACCCCGGCCGAGCACCTCACCCTGCCCGGACCGGAAGACGTCTGGGCCGGGATCAAGGCCAGCCTGGTCGCCGCCCAAAGCGCGGAAACGGCCCTCGGCCGCCCCGCCGCCGTGGCCCGCGACCTCGGCATGTCCAAGGCCCGGGCAGACCTCGACTGGGAAGCCATGGCCGGCTTCGCCCTGGACCCGGACCTTCTGCGCAAGCGCCGGGCCATGCACAGCAAGGAAAAGGAATGCGCCATGTGCGGCGCGCTTTGCGCCATGCGCATGATGACCGGCGACAGCTTCGCCTGCGACGCGGACCAAAAGGATACGTCCGAATAACCCAAGCCGAACGCCACGCGGAGGAGCCATGTACACCCTCATATTGCTGCGGCACGGACAAAGCGCCTGGAACCTGGAGAACCGCTTCACCGGCTGGACCGACGTGGGGCTCACCGACCAGGGACGGGCCGAGGCGAAAAGCGCCGCCGCGCTCCTTATGGACGGCGGCTACGACTTCGACCTCTGCCTGACCTCGGTGCTCTCCCGGGCCATCATGACCCTCGACATCGTGCTCGAGGACATGGACCGGCTGTGGCTCCCGGTGGAAAAATCCTGGCGCTTAAACGAACGGCACTACGGGGCGCTGCAAGGGCTCAACAAGTCCGAGATGGCGGCCAAATACGGCGAGGAACAGGTCTTCGTCTGGCGCAGGAGCTTCGACACGCGCCCGCCGGAACTGACCCCCGACGACCCGCGCTTCCCCGGCCACGACCGACGCTACGCCGGCCTGACCGACGCCGAACTGCCGCGCACCGAATGCCTCAAGGACACCGTGGCCCGCGTCCTGCCCTACTGGCACGACGTCATAGCCCCGGCCATCCAGGCGGGCAAACGCCTGCTCGTGGCCGCCCACGGCAACTCGCTTCGCGCCCTGGTCAAATACCTGGACAACGTCAGCGACGCGGACATCAGCCAGCTCAATATCCCGACCGGCGTGCCGCTCGTCTACGAACTCGACGACAGCCTCAAACCCACGCGCCACCACTACCTCGGCGACCCCGACGCCATCGCCAAAAGCATGGCCGCCGTCGCCGCCCAGGGCAAGGCGAAGTAAGAGAATGCCTCCGGCGGCCAGGGGGAAACTTTTTGAAAAAAGTTTCCCCCTGGACCCCCTTCAAAAACTTTCACAAGGGATATCCAGGGATATCGGGGTGCCCCCCGATGCGAGAGAGCGGTCGGCGTTTCTTTGGAAACGCCGACCGCTCTCTTTTTTCATGAACAATAGCGACAAGAAAGAAGCCGGGTTGGGGTGAAAGCTTTCGCGCGGCCAGAGGCATCCCACAAGTCCGCAAGACCAGACTATTTATCGGTGGTTCCCTCTGGCCGGTGATGCTTATCGTTCCCGAACATGGGCCGTATGACCTGGGCCGGCCGGGGGGAGGTCGGACGCGAAGGCGTATTCTTCAAATATGCGCCGCGCGCGGCCGCCCTGCCCCCGGCCGGCCAACCACACCATTGTTCTTCCGACGGGAGGGCCGGGGGAGGCGTCGCCTCCCCCGGTTGGCAGGAGAGATATCAATTCCCAGGCGGCGGGCAGGGCCCCTTGACCGGCACGTAGACCACCCGGTCGCCGTTGAACTGCTCGACGTAGCAGGTGTTGTTATAGTTGTAGTAGGTCATGCCGGCCACGGTGAGCGCCACGGCCGCTGCGGGCAGCGTCCACAGCCAGGGTCCGGGTCCCATGGGGGGACGAGGTCCCCAACCGGGACCGGGCACCGGAACCGGAACGGGACCGACGGGGCGCGGCCCCCAGCCGGGACCGGGCACCGGGCGCGGACCGGGCACCGGGCGCGGACCGGGAACAGGCCCCGCCATCGGGCCACGAGGCCCGGGGCCGAAGCCGGGCGCGACAGGAACCGGCCCGGGTATGGGCGCGAATCCCGGACCGCCCGGGCGCCCCATGGGCGGTCGCACGCTCGTGCGCGGCGCCATCGGCGCGCCGCCGCCGAAACGCAGGCCGCCAGGAGCCCCTCCCATACGCGGCGCACCGCCGCCCATACGGGGCGCTCCCCCGCCGCCCAGGCGAGCCTCGGCGTTGCCGGTGAAAAGGCCGGTAAGCGTCAGCAGCCTGGAAGCATCGAACACCAGACTCAGGGCCGCGGCCAGCACCAGAACGGACGAAATTCCTCGATAAAG contains the following coding sequences:
- the thiC gene encoding phosphomethylpyrimidine synthase ThiC; amino-acid sequence: MSIRMKNTICSDILRAHAAELADAEGLAPQDIFAAVDAGTMVVLANPAHKGVIPTLIGQPAKVKVNANIGTSMLVTDVAMELQKANMAKKAGAHALMDLSTAGDLTAIRRQILDAVDLPLGTVPLYAVAQHHLAKGKDPSDFTEAEIIAEIAEQAAAGVDFMTLHCGVTRLGAELAAESGRITGIVSRGGSILGRWMRRHEAENPFLTHYDDILDICLAHNVTISLGDGLRPGCGADAGDAAQWEEVINLGRLARRAKERGVQVMIEGPGHVPLHLVQSQVQGIKRLTDGAPLYVLGPLTTDCAPGYDHIAGAIGGAMAAYFGADFLCYLTPAEHLTLPGPEDVWAGIKASLVAAQSAETALGRPAAVARDLGMSKARADLDWEAMAGFALDPDLLRKRRAMHSKEKECAMCGALCAMRMMTGDSFACDADQKDTSE
- a CDS encoding DUF1385 domain-containing protein, whose translation is MKRARLLLLPLLAAAPTVGGQAVMEGVMMRDRERLAIAVRKPGGDILLDVRPWFSLTAAKWLKKPFVRGFPILLETLVNGIKALNYSAQVAVEDDEEELSPMAMGLTLAASIGFALLLFVVTPHLFSLGMKAAGFSGGVEALSFHVWDGFFKMLLFVGYIAAISYLPDVRRVFQYHGAEHKVIWAYEQGADLTPAGARGFSRLHPRCGTAFLLFVLAISIVLYAFLVPWLLTFYAPATTWIKQAYIVAMKLVLMVPVSAVAYEVIKIAGKFNTNILCRLISAPGLFMQLLTTKEPDDRQLEVALAALRGAVERQPAS
- the gpmA gene encoding 2,3-diphosphoglycerate-dependent phosphoglycerate mutase encodes the protein MYTLILLRHGQSAWNLENRFTGWTDVGLTDQGRAEAKSAAALLMDGGYDFDLCLTSVLSRAIMTLDIVLEDMDRLWLPVEKSWRLNERHYGALQGLNKSEMAAKYGEEQVFVWRRSFDTRPPELTPDDPRFPGHDRRYAGLTDAELPRTECLKDTVARVLPYWHDVIAPAIQAGKRLLVAAHGNSLRALVKYLDNVSDADISQLNIPTGVPLVYELDDSLKPTRHHYLGDPDAIAKSMAAVAAQGKAK
- the rpmE gene encoding 50S ribosomal protein L31, whose translation is MKKDIHPKVYNATIRCNCGYEEKALSTKGELLLVEVCSNCHPFYTGKQRFLDTAGRIDRFRKKYAKFEKKA
- the prfA gene encoding peptide chain release factor 1; its protein translation is MFAKLESLERKYVDLETQLSDPAVVGDQERYRKLAKAHADLAEVVEAFREHKRLSRDLEENTELAQDPDPEMRELALAEVRTIREALPELEARLKLLLLPKDPMDEKNILLEIRAGTGGEEAALFAGDLFRMYSRYAETKRWKVEIMSSSETGSGGFKEVIANISGDKVYSRLKYESGAHRVQRVPATESQGRIHTSAVTVAIMPEAEEVDVAIDPNDLRIDVYRSSGPGGQSVNTTDSAVRVTHIPTGLVVICQDEKSQHKNKAKALKVLRSRLLQAEQEKQRLEQEASRRSQVGSGDRSERIRTYNFPQSRVTDHRINLTLYKLEAVLEGDLDELFDGLIAHYQSEALKAQADAA